Proteins encoded together in one Impatiens glandulifera chromosome 1, dImpGla2.1, whole genome shotgun sequence window:
- the LOC124922162 gene encoding LOW QUALITY PROTEIN: chloroplast sensor kinase, chloroplastic (The sequence of the model RefSeq protein was modified relative to this genomic sequence to represent the inferred CDS: inserted 1 base in 1 codon), translating into MLLSAAASSASSIPFSSSNFNLFCCPPDLHRLSYGAASTSLSSTNRHPLCILTTTNAFSSSSLSSDTADLQNPTLNTDSLLRCVRFNESEAGDVAMASSASAVAAAIREASTCPVECVQKIEKDGKNRGLVLPSPDFQRLCLEQMDLFRRIIDPDALLSVYVRPAGSYVMDRLELRRVISLPEINAADIVILVSNFSIPTGLRTAEAAISNQQVAFLPECRAIVFPMVKHPFVVGFLVAELPGVELEREKNDVEYLPPKIDPRPWGERGGIQDAQVGKFKLTAEQRSNAINITRSLSMAYVMDQKAMLLQQSSWQNNVRMGNLVEQIRGPLSSIRTLSKLLSVQMKRSETSYDLFEDILVQGERIRDTLEELQDAVSLTKANIMRFNEETVRKMQSSSYIHPDSARPQLSNNISSGTNGTNSLSLFVSKDTELPMPPLPLAPLSEHSIRPCNVSDVLADLVGAVVPLAHKQKRLVELHELTESIEVAVEEPALRQALSNLIEGALLRTHVGGKVAIVSSLAPTGGVLVIIDDNGPDMYYMTQMHSLTPFGGDLLSEERIXRQHDVELCSRANSCSGDSGKLWLCCSSNFSKRWECCLGGWWNTGRALATIFFDITRFWRFSTEFRKVVRLELLPSLNMVIVYSYRFCVVMIYETCKLCNQLIKFK; encoded by the exons ATGCTTCTATCGGCGGCTGCTTCTTCTGCCTCAAGCATCCCGTTTTCTTCTTCTAACTTCAATCTATTTTGCTGCCCCCCCGACCTTCACAGACTCTCATACGGCGCCGCTTCTACCTCTCTCTCCTCCACCAACAGACACCCACTATGCATCCTCACCACCACCAATGCCTTCTCCTCCTCTTCTCTTTCCAGCGACACGGCCGACCTCCAAAACCCAACTCTTAACACCGATTCTCTTCTTCGCTGCGTCCGCTTTAATGAATCCGAAGCCGGAGATGTCGCCATGGCATCTTCTGCTTCCGCAGTTGCAGCGGCCATACGGGAGGCCTCAACCTGCCCCGTCGAATGCGTTCAGAAGATCGAGAAAGATGGAAAAAACAGAGGTCTCGTCCTTCCAAGTCCCGATTTTCAGAGACTTTGCCTCGAGCAAATGGACCTCTTTCGCCGAATCATCGATCCCGATGCTCTTCTTTCG GTATACGTCAGACCAGCGGGTAGTTACGTGATGGATAGGTTGGAGCTTCGCCGCGTGATATCCCTTCCCGAAATCAACGCAGCTGACATCGTGATACTTGTTAGCAATTTCAGTATTCCGACTGGATTAAGAACTGCTGAAGCTGCTATTTCAAATCAACAG GTAGCATTTTTACCAGAGTGCAGAGCTATTGTTTTTCCCATGGTGAAACATCCATTTGTGGTGGGTTTTCTGGTTGCTGAACTTCCAGGAGTGGAACTTGAAAGGGAGAAAAATGATGTTGAGTACTTGCCACCAAAAATCGATCCAAGGCCATGGGGAGAACGAGGAGGTATACAGGACGCCCAAGTTGGAAAATTCAAATTAACTGCCGAGCAGAGATCAAATGCTATTAATATAACTCGCTCCCTTTCGATGGCATATGTCATGGATCAG AAAGCAATGTTACTGCAGCAGTCATCGTGGCAAAATAATGTTAGGATGGGCAACTTGGTTGAGCAA ATCCGTGGCCCCCTTTCTAGTATTCGGACTTTAAGTAAACTGTTATCTGTTCAGATGAAAAGAAGCGAG ACATCATATGATTTATTTGAAGATATCTTAGTACAAGGTGAACGCATTAGGGACACCCTTGAAGAACTCCAAGATGCTGTTTCCCTAACAAAG GCTAACATTATGCGGTTCAACGAAGAGACAGTGAGGAAAATGCAGAGCTCCTCTTATATTCATCCCGATTCAGCAAGGCCTCAGCTGTCCAATAACATCTCAAGTGGAACTAACGGAACAAATTCCCTCTCATTATTCGTATCCAAGGACACAGAGCTGCCCATGCCGCCACTTCCACTTGCACCACTAAGTGAACACAGCATCAG GCCATGCAATGTCTCTGATGTGCTGGCAGATTTAGTAGGTGCTGTAGTACCTTTGGCTCATAAACAGAAGCGACTGGTGGAATTGCATGAGCTGACGGAATCCATTGAAGTGGCTGTGGAAGAACCTGCATTACGTCAAGCTTTAAGCAATCTCATTGAAGGAGCATTGTTACGGACTCATGTTGGAGGAAAGGTTGCCATTGTATCCAGCTTAGCACCAACGGGTGGTGTTCTTGTTATAATTGATGATAATGGACCAGATATGTATTACATG ACACAGATGCACTCTCTGACACCGTTTGGAGGGGACCTTCTCTCGGAAGAGAGGA GAAGACAACATGACGTGGAACTTTGTAGCAGGGCTAACAGTTGCTCGGGAGATTCTGGAAAGCTATGGTTGTGTTGTTCGAGTAATTTCTCCAAGAGATGGGAATGCTGCCTTGGGGGCTGGTGGAACACGGGTCGAGCTTTGGCTACCATTTTTTTCGACATAACCCGATTTTGGCGATTCTCTACAGAATTTCGGAAAGTTGTCAGGTTAGAACTGTTACCTTCTCTGAACATGGTTATTGTGTATAGTTATAGATTTTGTGTTGTTATGATATATGAAACTTGTAAATTATGTAACCAGCTCATTAAGTTCAAGTGA